The genomic region gggtgtgtgtttgttcctatCTTTGTTTTTGATACAGGTGAGGAAAAGGGCCACACAATTAAAGGTGCCACCTCCGTCCAAACCCTTGTTCACCTTTTTATAAACAATttggtatgtgtttgtgtgtgttcatgtgtgtgttcatgtgtgggtttgctgaatgtgtgcatgtttgcatCCACTGTTGCGTCAATGGCAACAGTTTCTGCGCTAGCAGCTGGCCCCACCCCTCTGtcctgactcctcctccttcctgtgtGTCAGTATAAAGTATggtctcctttctctctccctcattcaCAGCCTCAACACTGGACGAGCAAAGCTCAGCATCCTCAGCCTCTCCTGGTCCACACCAACAACCGCAGGtaagaactgaactgaactgatgcTGCATTGTGTCGTTAGGAAACTtaagtgtttgtctgtttcagtCGCTTATATTACAAATTTATTACAAtgtatttttgtgtctttttccccCCCCAAACGTGCATGTTTCATCTCTGAAGTTGAGTGGAAGGATTATACATGtggggattttttttccaaagttaATTCAATTCTAACAGGCCTATCATTGTGTTGTATCTATTTCCATCACTATTTGTAGATCAGGAAGTTGCAGCTTATACAAGTAGAAAGTAAAATACAGATAAGAATGACTAAAActaaagatctttttttttctttagtgtgaggaggaggaggagagggctcTCACTGACACTACAATACCACACCATTACCAGCTCATTGAATAATGAATGAGAGACAATAACCAGCTGCTAACAGGAATTATATTAACATCGACAGAATGACTGTTTATGGCATCACTGTCCATTTCAACAAGCAGTATTCAAATGGCTGTCTGTGCTAATTCCTCACAGATATAAATTCTACATACctgttttaaaatacagttttattccaagatgcttcactctgtgtctgtcGTATTCTGACATATGTcatgttcatcatcatcattatcatgtTCAGCTAACTGAGCAAACGCTGATTTAGAGGAAGAACATTATCCAGGAGACTGAGGGTTGAAGATGTCTTTGTTTGAAACTCACATGTTTATCAGTTTCAATTCTGGGTATTTCTCAATTTATGTTATCAAATTCACCTCAATGAATAAGTGGAAGTCCTCACAAAGAAGGTTTTCCAGATAAAATATAGATTTCACTGCACTTCTCAGAGTTGAGATCATCATGAAACGATCCAGAGTGTTTGATTAAGTGCAGCAAAAGGACCATCAGTCCACTCTGTGAAgaaatacagagacaaacaagtaaaaaacagaaagagagagagactgaacaAATGAGAATCCTGCTGTAAGAGAACAACAGATAGAGAAATTGGGGTTTTGAATAATTGGAGTGACGGCTGTTGATTAACGGGATGAACATTCTGATAAAGAGCGTAAATCCTCACAACTAATGCTGCAGCTAATATACTGTACCAGGCTCAAAGACAAATACAGCATTAACACATCAGGCACAATGTTCGGTCTGATAAATGTCATAGCGTGTCATCTTGTTTTGCTTTAGGCACATCTACCTTTTATGTGGAGCTGCTCTTTCATAGAAAAGCTTCCAGTAATGTGGAATCTCCAAGCAGACTGTTTGAGTATTTATTGAAGCCAATAAAGAAAAATCAGGAACGAATAATTAAAgtcattattttgtattctctCAGTGCAATCATTAATTTCACCTCGcccttgttaaaaaaaacgcTCATGGAGCAACATGAAGATTTAGAAATAATTGGTGTGTTTCCTTTGGGATTCTACAATTGCTGACAGGGTGAATTCATCTCAACTACACACCCCGcaccccgtgtgtgtgtgtgtgtgtgtgtgtgtgtgtgtgtgtgtgtgtgtgtgtgtgtgtgtgtgtgtgattgtgtgtgtgtgtgtgtttgcgagaCAAAATCATGTTGCCCTGAGGTTCCAGATGAACCATCAGAGGTTCatcacttcctccaccactgtgtTTCAATCAACgtgaaattatttatttctacttCCTGCAAAACTCTCATTACCTCTCATTTTCCCTCCATCCAAAACATCCCTTTGACAAACtggagggaaaaggaaaagtgTAAAGAGCAGGAGATCTAACAGGAAAATGAGTCCTTGAGTGGgtttatttacattgttttgtgttgtctcctcttctccccagtCATGAATGTaggtatctgtgtgtgtgttctcctggcTGCTCTGTCCAGCGGTTCCCTGAGTCTGCCCTCACAGTCCATCGTAAGACACAAACTTAGAAAATACATTCGTCTACACTGGATGTCCATCACTTAGATGGCTCTAAACTCATATTGATtacaaatcttgttttttttgtttgttttttatgttcattAGCACCAGAGATCTGAGGGTGAGGCTCTCCTGTCAGACAACCTGCCCTCCCCCTCACCCAACCACACGCGCCAGGTCCGCTCAGCTCCAGCGCCCCCGTCAGGGCAACTCGCCAACTACAACCAGCCCCGGGAGGACACAGACCCTAGAAACGGCCTGAGCCAGCTACTGGCCAGAATCCTCTCCAGGAAAGGTGAGCAGTGTGATGTCCAGCGTCTCAGAGACGGAGCGACGGAGCAACTGAAGCGAAGTCTGTCCCTTCAGTTGTCTCATTACACACAGATCACTCGACCCATCTCAGTTTGCCCACGGCCGTGTTGTTTCGCCATCCTTCTGTAATCTGTTGTCTGTCGTGCTGTGCCTGAGTCCCACCATCTGGCATTTCCCACCTCCCTcaagcttcctctctcctctcttcattttttcataatTCATCCTCATTCCCTGCctccccactgctcccactaTCCTTCCCTTCTTCACTCACCTCCCTGTTTCCTGACCTCATCCTCCGCTCCCTCTGTcactgtgtatctgtgtttctttctccaGTCAACACTGTGTGACTGCCCGCTGAGCTCACTCGTCTAACAGGACACATAAAGACGGGAATAGAAACAGAACAAGTCAGCAGGGATAAAACATAATGATACAGTGTGTATATTGCACTCATGTATTGGTCAAGCAGAATGACATCTTCCCATTTCCTTCCTCCAGGCTCTCCCCACCAGGCCAGATCCTCCCTCACCAGCAGAGCCAGTGGTCTGTCCCCGGCCCACAGGATAAAGGACAGAGATTATCTCGGCTGGATGGACTTTGGGAGACGCAGTGCAGAGGAGTACGAATACTCCGCCTAAAGGCATGGCTCGTTTCTACCAATGAATctgagttaaaaaaacaacaaccctgaACCGCCAATAAAAGTTTGCAGAAATAATGAGCCCTTTTCACACTGCACTGACTGTAACCCAGGGCTGAGGTGACTGGGTCTGAGTGTGAAGATCCTATATAATGATGTGGCTTAATATCACCAGACATTTACCATTAGCACTAAAAaaaggttataaaaaaaactgcatttactATCAAGTCTTAATATAAATATGACATTATAGTAATTCATAATATTTCGAAGAATAATATACTTGCAATAGTCCCCTAATATTTGGATGGTATCAGAACTGATTATCAATCACGgaattttctttaaaattgaATTTCAGCCTTATTTCAGGGAGATTAATTAATGTGTTAAGGCAAAAATTTATGCCACTTAAATAAGTGAATAAGTGTCAACATGTCTCATTTTACTGACGTTCCCGATCGTATCAGAGGCCCTTTATTGAACCTAAATGAGCAACTAAATTGTATTTGGAAAAATTTGGCAGAAGCGCAGATTTATGTTTGTATCTTTGATTGCAGCTCAGTTCTCTTCAATGTTACACCAGTGCACAGTTTGAAACATATAACTTGTCTGGTGCATCTGAAGAGAACAGAgtgctgtgaaataaaaaatcaagCGGTTCAAGTATCAGTGGGGAGTCGGTAACAGTTTCCATGGACTGGAAATCAAACAGCACCTGGAACCTGCCAGCTGAAGTTGACCCTGGGCTGAAAATGTACAGTGTGAAAAGCACAGAATGTTTTGAAAGCACAACG from Pleuronectes platessa chromosome 10, fPlePla1.1, whole genome shotgun sequence harbors:
- the ccka gene encoding cholecystokinin a — its product is MNVGICVCVLLAALSSGSLSLPSQSIHQRSEGEALLSDNLPSPSPNHTRQVRSAPAPPSGQLANYNQPREDTDPRNGLSQLLARILSRKGSPHQARSSLTSRASGLSPAHRIKDRDYLGWMDFGRRSAEEYEYSA